Proteins co-encoded in one Gossypium arboreum isolate Shixiya-1 chromosome 11, ASM2569848v2, whole genome shotgun sequence genomic window:
- the LOC108470736 gene encoding binding partner of ACD11 1 isoform X1, which translates to MQTRTVQVKNLSDLATEREIHEFFSFSGEIEHIEIISEAGQSKTAYVTFKDPKALEIALLLSGATIIDKIVTIISVENYVPNLEIHESRAADNIVSIAPAGHSASNDEQGRMSPPGSGRMYVSRAQDVVASMLAKGSAIRQDAVNKAKAFDEKHQLRASASAKVMSFDRRVGLTEKLTVGISVVNEKVKSVDQRLQVSDKTMAAIFAAERKINDTGSAVKSSRYVTAGTAWLNGAFSKVAKAGQVAGTKTKEKFNLAMSNLTAKDGIAV; encoded by the exons ATGCAG ACAAGAACTGTACAAGTGAAGAACCTGTCAGATCTAGCTACTGAGAGGGAGATTCATGAGTTCTTTTCTTTCTCTGGTGAAATTGAGCACATTGAAATCATAAG TGAAGCTGGTCAATCAAAGACTGCATATGTTACATTCAAGGATCCGAAAGCTCTTGAAATCGCCTTGTTATTATCG GGGGCAACAATCATTGACAAGATTGTGACGATAATTTCTGTTGAAAATTATGTACCAAATCTTGAGATTCAT GAATCAAGAGCGGCGGACAACATTGTGTCTATTGCTCCTGCTGGGCATAGTGCATCAAATGATGAG CAGGGCAGAATGAGTCCACCTGGCAGTGGAAGAATGTATGTTAGTAGGGCGCAAGATGTTGTTGCTAGCATGTTGGCGAAAGGTTCTGCCATACGACAAGATGCAGTTAACAAAGCTAAGGCTTTTGATGAGAAACATCAATTGAGAGCCAGTGCATCTGCCAAGGTCATGTCGTTTGACCGGAGAGTCGGGCTGACTGAGAAACTGACTGTAGGGATCTCAGTGGTTAATGAGAAAGTAAAATCAGTGGATCAAAGGTTGCAGGTGTCGGATAAAACAATGGCTGCAATATTTGCAGCAGAGAGGAAAATAAATGACACGGGATCAGCCGTCAAATCTAGCAG GTACGTAACTGCTGGGACAGCTTGGTTAAATGGTGCGTTCAGCAAAGTTGCAAAGGCTGGGCAGGTTGCCGGAACAAAAACCAAAGAAAAGTTCAACCTAGCCATGTCAAACTTGACAGCCAAG GATGGAATTGCAGTGTAA
- the LOC108470736 gene encoding binding partner of ACD11 1 isoform X2, protein MQTRTVQVKNLSDLATEREIHEFFSFSGEIEHIEIISEAGQSKTAYVTFKDPKALEIALLLSGATIIDKIVTIISVENYVPNLEIHESRAADNIVSIAPAGHSASNDEGRMSPPGSGRMYVSRAQDVVASMLAKGSAIRQDAVNKAKAFDEKHQLRASASAKVMSFDRRVGLTEKLTVGISVVNEKVKSVDQRLQVSDKTMAAIFAAERKINDTGSAVKSSRYVTAGTAWLNGAFSKVAKAGQVAGTKTKEKFNLAMSNLTAKDGIAV, encoded by the exons ATGCAG ACAAGAACTGTACAAGTGAAGAACCTGTCAGATCTAGCTACTGAGAGGGAGATTCATGAGTTCTTTTCTTTCTCTGGTGAAATTGAGCACATTGAAATCATAAG TGAAGCTGGTCAATCAAAGACTGCATATGTTACATTCAAGGATCCGAAAGCTCTTGAAATCGCCTTGTTATTATCG GGGGCAACAATCATTGACAAGATTGTGACGATAATTTCTGTTGAAAATTATGTACCAAATCTTGAGATTCAT GAATCAAGAGCGGCGGACAACATTGTGTCTATTGCTCCTGCTGGGCATAGTGCATCAAATGATGAG GGCAGAATGAGTCCACCTGGCAGTGGAAGAATGTATGTTAGTAGGGCGCAAGATGTTGTTGCTAGCATGTTGGCGAAAGGTTCTGCCATACGACAAGATGCAGTTAACAAAGCTAAGGCTTTTGATGAGAAACATCAATTGAGAGCCAGTGCATCTGCCAAGGTCATGTCGTTTGACCGGAGAGTCGGGCTGACTGAGAAACTGACTGTAGGGATCTCAGTGGTTAATGAGAAAGTAAAATCAGTGGATCAAAGGTTGCAGGTGTCGGATAAAACAATGGCTGCAATATTTGCAGCAGAGAGGAAAATAAATGACACGGGATCAGCCGTCAAATCTAGCAG GTACGTAACTGCTGGGACAGCTTGGTTAAATGGTGCGTTCAGCAAAGTTGCAAAGGCTGGGCAGGTTGCCGGAACAAAAACCAAAGAAAAGTTCAACCTAGCCATGTCAAACTTGACAGCCAAG GATGGAATTGCAGTGTAA